TAATAACAAAATTAAGGAGGTAAAAAGATAAAGAGATGGAATCAATTAGGCCAGTGCTGGTAAACAGTGCTAATTGTAGAGAGGGTGGGATGGCCCATGGAGATTGGACGATGGGTGCGATGCTCAAGTGCTCACACCCTCGGGTGGCTTCATGCCTCACCACCTCCCATACTGGCATTTTCCACGAGAAGTGGGATAGGCCAGAGAGGGAAGGACATTCATGGCACATCTGCCCTCATTCTTTAAGGAAAAGGGAGAGGGTATTCCAGTAGTGCAGGGcacatgaaatgaaaacaacacTTGTGTTTGTTGCCTTACTAAGACACTGGAGCACACTAGAACACATGAGAGATAAGAGGAGATTATCAGGCTGTTATTGTTCCAGAGGGGAGTCCTCTGTCACAGAGACCTGGCCTGGCTCTGTAAAAGTGGTGGATTGATGCAGTAAGTGCTGCTGCTAGGGATTATTTAGGAGGAAAATGACCATCTCTTTCCCTTTGTCGCTTTGCTTGGAGAACCAGAATAAGATCAATTTAGATAccataaacatatttatttagaaaattactgaagtttttttttctttttttgttgtgtctTGTCGatggttatgtttttttttttttttgttttctttttagccCACAAGGATTTTTCTTTTACTCAGATTTTGCATCTTTCAGTCCAGCGCTTCATTTAGGCTCTACGTGACGTTACAGTAGATCTTAGACACTTGCTAATTTTTTGAGCGGTAAGATATTATGAATTTACACATTTAGAGAATTATTCAATCACCAAGAATGTAAAGTATtggatatatttatttttatttttttttccgtgTTTGCCAGCATGAGCTGAAATCACTGACAATATTAATGTGATGTtattcataaaatgtgttttaagtaTCATCTGCAGCCATATGATGTCTTTCCCCAGAATGTAATATTTTTTCAgtgatttaattttgttttttttaaataataattatataaTTCCTTTTTGTTACAATAGGAAACACTGCTAATAAATACAGACTTTAAATAATTTTGCAATGTTAGATTTTAATTATACAACCGTATGAAAAAATACATGCATCTCAAATACAATCAGTGCACTATCAATTATATTCAGTGCATTCAAATATATTCAGCATAATTAAATTatatttcaaaaataaaaacaacataataaaaacaattgAGTTTGGTCAGATCGTATCTGAGGATAAAATAAATGTATCTAAACCTATTGATCTTTCTAATCTGTCACTTTACCTTCAAAAGAAATGTGATCCCTTTGACCTTTCATCCAGTGTTTCACTTCTGCTCCACTTCCTCGGCAGATAAAAGTGAGGATGAATGGTCTCTGTGGAGACACCAGACACTGAGCATTATTTGATTCCCATTCTCCTGGGTGTTATGATGGGGAAATAATTGTAagtatttgtatttgtttctTTTACACTGTGGTGTGCTCTGGGAAATTCTTAATACCTTCTAGAGATTATACGGTAACTCCCAAACTCCCATGATTATAATTAAGCCTGACTTGGTTATAAAATGAGCAAATAGCAATTTAGTTTTGCATCGTGTGAGGGAGCATCTCTGTGTGTTCCTCTGTGTTTTTACAATTCTAAATATACTTGCAATGGTGCGTGTGAGTTTAAATGTGCACATGtagtttgtgtgagtgtgtgtaagaGGAAAGTGCTGCAGAAGAAAAGCATCTATACTGGATTGTTTGCTCAGGCATGAAAACCTGCTCTCATCTTTcttctgtcaaaaaaaaagaaaacaaaaaaacacaaacattccCCCATCCATTCTCGTTCTCCTCCTTATTCTCTATCTTTTACTCCTCTCTCTTTCAGTATCACTTACAAAGGCAGTCGTTTCCTCTAAAATGAGGCCACGTATGGAAGGTATGCAAATGAAATCATTGCTCGTGGATTAGAATGGGACACCATATACCCTAAATCATGATTGTCAATCATGGCTGGGGATTAAGGGATACGGGCTCACAGACCTAAAAAAGCAACATTTCCCCCCTCAGGCAGGTCCCCATTGTGAGAAGCTCTGAGGAAGAGAGGGCTCCACAGGGGAGGAGAGCAACACTGGAGCACTAGTGCCCCCTTCTGTCTGATGTTTGCTGCACCGTTTCATCATCAAACGCAGTCGGGCTGAACAGAAATAGAGGCTGGCACACACaagcctattcatttacattcgACGTAGCCGCAGGCAAAAGCTTGATTAGACAAATGCACATGCTTTGGTGATGCAGTGTTTCATCTTCAGTGGAGAAGAGAGACCTCATTTGTTTCTCTGGCATGTGTGCAGGCTTGGTTCAACATCAGTGGGTTAGGAGGGCCATAGGCCTTACAAACGTAACAGATGTTTGTTTGCcctgtgagtgagtgtgtttaGCACTGAAGTCCTTTCACCCTCACAatcaatttgttttttattctatATGATTTTAATATGAAGTCTTTAAGGTAATTTTATTCACACTTGGACTTGCACCACACGAGCTGAAAGACCAACAGTTGTATATTTTAAATTGGATGTATTTAAGTGTATTTGGAATATGCTAACACTATTACTAATATCTGTAAGTAATATAATATCATCAAATTAAAAGTATGATAATGTCCTATTAAATGTGCAAAATATTGCTGCATATCAGTAATAGTGCAGCTCCAAACATGGAGACATGTTTAGTGGATTGTGTGTGCAGACCCTGGAGCCCTCAGCTAGAGTGCCAGTCTGTTCCTGTGGAGCAGTCAACCAGACAAACCCAGCCAAGAGAGAGCAAGGCACAGGCACCAGGCCAGGAAATAGCACTGGAAAACTCTCCACTACCAGCAGAGACTGGTGTTTTTATAAGACATGGAGCGAGTGTGAGGTGGGGGGGGGCAAACTAGTCATCAAAAGGAGGATGATATATGGTGGCAGGAATCAAGGGAGACTATTGTTAAGCTTCGCCAGACAAGACGTTGATAGTAAGAAAAGTGAGCAGAGAAAAATTGGCACCGTTCGCATCCTGCACAGTTCAGCTCCCGGCTACCCAAGACTGAAGGTGGCGTAGCACCTGTGCCTTTTTGGCCCTTAGTTATAAAGCCAGGAGGTCAAGGCCAGGGCAACATCTGCATCACATCAGAGGGTCTGGCTGTGTGCCCACGCTATGAAAGTCTCTCACAGAGGAACCCTAAAGAATAGATTTGAAAATCAACAAGTATTTTCTATGAATGTTCACCATAGATGTATTTATACACTGTTACAACATTTCAATTTTCATAATTTACCTTCATACGATGTCCAAAAACACTGCTGCGGGTATAGTCATGATCATTTGACTAATTTTAACCCGGGGATCCTTAATACCATCCCTACTGTCTTCTACAGGGAGTCCACCTGACTCATGTTTCCAGTGGAGTGGAAAATAAACCACCAAAACAGATATGAGCCACCAGCACACTAAAGAGCAAATCATTATGCATCATTAGGTGAAGATTTAGTTTAAACGTGTTTAGCAGGAATTAAGCAAAGCTGTTGTTGACATGGATTGACTGCTGTAATGCTTTATTGTCAGTGCTccaggaggcagagagaggccTGGCCTAGTTGGGGGAGCAGCAATGCGCCGAGAGCGAGGATTTATGGGATGTTGGAGGACTAGCAGGATGTGCAAAAGGAGTGGACAAACAGTAAAATTATGGTTGATGATTTATTTGGCAGAGGAGACAAAGGCAGAGGACGCATGAAAAAGGGTAAACAAAAGAGGGTGACAAAGGATTCAGTtcaaatatatgtatttttaacaCCGATGTAGCTGTGCTTTTACCGTCGGGATGCCTGAACCTGCGTCAAAGCTTCtactttagaaaataaaaacagaaaactcaACATCAGTGTTTGATCATTTTATTGGGAAACTGtggaatttatttttaaaacattcTAAACATTTTAGGAATCAATTTGTTTTCCCTGACTGAACAAAGCTTGATCATTAAGAACTATTTCCCCCCTTTGGAGGCTCACAGTTGTCACCATACAGTGCAAAGCAACACCTTCCAGTCTGACGCTGTGTTTTGGAGCCATTTTCCTTGAGATTGGGAAGACTGGAGGAAACATACTGCAGACCGATTGGTCAGTGTTGGTTTTCTTGAGCAAGAAAGGACTTCAACAGGAAGTAGAATCAAAAGTGGAGCAACCTGTGCACTGACAGGGCAAATCCAAGTTCTTTCCTCTCTTGTCCTGACACCCCTGTGTTTGTCTGCGCTGGAGTCTTTATGTTTCTGAGCGTGTATGCAAGCGCTGCTCAAACTGACGAGTAAAAGAGGACAGTCTTATCCAGCTCTCCAGTGTTGACAGTATTACTAATCCGCTCCACCTGCTCAAACACCCACCCCAAAAAACACATACCTCCCCCTCTTCCCTGTGCCCGTGCTGGGTGTCCCTGGGGCCAGGCCTCGCCTCTGCCTTCGTCTCCTCGCCAGTTATCGTCTCTGGCCCGGCTCCGTTCCCCCAACCCCTTCCCACGCCGCGCACATTAATcgccgcaaaaacaaatagttttcaAATGTTTGGAAAAGACCCACTGTTTGCATCAGGGCCTAACAAAATAATTTTTACAAGCTATCCAGTTGTGATTAGGGCTGAGAGAATTGAATTTATGTGGCATTGATAATATTAATATTAGTCTAATTAATTATGTTGTTTGAACTTGCACAGCACTGTGTGTACCTTCTACACAACACTAACCAGCCGGCACTGGAACTGAGCTCTCAGCCGTCTCTATCTCCCCAGCTCTCCCCCAGTTCATGACTACTGCACACAATTCATCAACTCGCAGATATCTAATCCCCTCTGGCTCTGCTCACTTCATGAAGTCTAAGAAAGAACTTTACTCTGGTGGCAAGAATTCCTATGAATACTTGATGACTTCTATAGAAAGGGAGACTATTTCATCTCACTTTGAAAGTGACATTCGTAAAGAGAACTGGCCAAACTTTCCATTCACAGCTCCCAAAATATGAACAATATTCAGACAGGGGCAAtaataaaatgctttttttttttttttttaattgagtcATTAATTAAGGTAAACAACAGTACAGTGGGAGCAATTTTTTATGTAGGAAATTCTTTCAGGCATCGGGGGCATTATCTTTCCTCTTTCTTGTGTAGAGGACAGTTAAGGTGAACCTTCAATAAGCCCTGTGTGAAGAAGTCCCTTCTAGTCTGCTTCCTTAATCACCAGAGGTCAACATTTCAGTGTCCTCTGACCCAGAAACACTGCAGATCAGACCAACAATGTCTTTGGACTTTACGCATCACTGGATGAGCAAGTGTTGATCTGTGCAATTACAGTGACACATACTCGGTGACCCATCACACCAATCATCTGAGCCATGAGGGGACCACCCAAACCTCCAGAGAGGTTCTCAGACCTGTTTAAAGCTCAGGTCTCACATCTCTGTAATGGCCTCTTGACTTTTACTTTGTGATCAAGGGTCAAAGGGTACAGAGCTGATCATGTGTCTTTCTTAGCCAGACAGAGCTCTATCTCAAGCTTGGCCAGACTGTCTGTTGGGTCACCTAAAATCCATCACAAGGAGTAACTGTTCCAATATGCGCTGCAACTGCAGGGCTGATGTTTGACTTTACAGCCTTTACAGCTTGTTGATAGACTCCCCCTAAAGCAGCTTCAGGGACATTTCCTGTTTACAAGGGCAGCTGCAGAACTTATATATTTGGCACAAGCAAAAACATGTTTCTTTTATGTACACACAGAAATCTGTATCGTCCATTTACTTATAATATTTCAGATATCTTAACCACATGAATTGGTGATGGAttagtttttaaaaacagattAAATCCTAAATCGATGGACATTCAAATTTCAATAGCTCAGAGaaataaacaatgaaaaaaaaaaaaaaaaaggtaaaatgcACATTTCCCACATTCAACGGGCAGCAGCCTTCCAAACCCAGTATAGTCCGTTCGCTGTGGCCAGACTGACGCATTCTCTGACGTGGTAATGGGTATCTTCAAGTTGCATCACCTCATCAGAGCATATTTTACTGGACGGAGCACAACGAGGTGTTCAAACAGTCATTAGCTGAAGTGTCGGCCGAGTCTGGCTGAACGGTAGTCCACTCTGAGCTGGACAAAGGCGTGCAGGAGGTTCCGGTCCAGATTGGTGAGATGCTCCCCTGAACACACTTGCTTAAGGTTGTCAGGAGCAACCACCAGGAGGTTACAGAGGGCGTGGAGTGTGTCGAAGAGTTGCAGCACCAGAGGGACCTGAAGGACAGAGAGGCATGTAATTGCTTATACCTTGTAAAAGATGAAGGTTCAGGGAAAGGATTCTATAAGGTAAATCACACCTTTATTTGAGTTGGGATTTTGAAAACACATCATGGCGAAAACTTATTCATAACTTCATCATCAACTGTGCTGTCCATTAATGGTTCTATTGACTGATATATTGgtttggaggttttttttgatTAAGAGAAAATGTAACAAGATTTCTTCTTAAATTAAAACATCAAACATTTGCAGGTTTCAATTAACCCTTTGTGACCAAATAAGGAGTTGTAAGTAATCCTTGTAGATCTTCTTGTTTGTACCGAACCATCAGTTCATTAATAGTAACAAATCACAGGTAGAGCCTTTGTAGGCTGAGCCGCGTTTGCCCTGAGACCAGCGCATCCTGGACCTATGTCCCCTGCTCACCCTGAAGTCCTTGGCACGTCGGCGGTACTCAGCCACGTCGCAGATGGCCAGCATGCCTCCCATTGAGCTGTAGCTGTATTGCTGTAGATGCTCGTGGATGAGTCGGTGAAAACGAATGCCCAGCTCCGTCAGCACCGTGTCCACATTTTTCCCATCCATGGACTTCCGCACATGCTCTACCTGCCGACTGACGTAGGCACATACTTTGGAGCAGGCCTGACAGGGAGAAAGGGAAAACATGTTTGCAAAACTGACAAAAACCaaagacaattaaaaaaaacaaaacgatcTATTGTTCAACGTGGTGTGAGGAGGAAGGGCATTTACATGCTGCGTTtgctgatttgttttgttttgcatgtGAGCTCAGCATCTCTTACTGTGGTGTATTGGATCATGACATTGTTCTCATCCTCAGGTCTGAAATCCGTTTTCTTCTGCTCTGTTGCTAGGATGTGTTTCATCTGCCCCACCATGCAGTTTATTGTTCTGTGTGTAGCATAAAATATGTTGTTTAAAGGACACACTGCAAGCGATATTTAACGCCGGTTATAAACACACTGACCTGTCGATCCCTGTGTCCAGTTTCACTTCCATTTGTTCTATCACCTCTTTCTTCTTGTGCAAGCACTCTGCTAACTTTGGAGATGAGCTGTATACAGACGtggaaaagaaaacttaaagGCCAACTCCTGTCTGGAAATAACTAAGTTTTCAatcacataaaaacatacagtatGTAGGATTTGGAGTCTAACCGTAACTCACCTTATCAGAGGCATGAGCTGGTCATTGAACTGTTTGTCAAACAAGTGGAAGATAGAATTTGCCTGCTGAACCACATCCAAGAAATACAGGTTGGCATTCTTGGCATCAGCTGAAGGAATGGCTGCAGATCAAAGAGACAGAGAACAAATTAACCAAAAAGCCAGGAAAGCAGAAATCAATACACTTCGCAGATAGCAGGAAACCACAGCTGTCTGATGTTTACAGCTGAATATCAAAGTATTGTTCAACTTCAGCCTAAGACAGTAAAGAGCTTGTAATCAAACCACAATGACATCAAGGATACATTTCTTAAATTTAGACGGTGCCTTATGAATTGATCACTGGGAAATAACAGATACATGTTTAATTAGACTGTAATCACCTGGCTGAAAATGATAAGCTACCTCCTTATTATTTAACCCCCTAACAACCTGCTTTGCATTGATAACTTtgacatttaatttttctctggATTATACATTTCTTACTGCCACAGAATGTGTTGGATAGAAAGCTGAAATATCCCATTTAATCATGTTTCAGACCCTTCTTGGGAATAATAATCATTTGCTGTGGTGGTTTCTCCATTACTATTACTCGTCAGAACTATTCAAGTTCAACCAATGTAAACGGGACTGTAGGTCATTCAGCACGGTTACATGCAGAGCTGCGGTCAGAGTAATCCCAGTATACATGCACAACACTGAGTTACTGACTGAGGTATGTCCGGCGATGCAATGCTGAGTGAGAACACATTCAAGACATTCTGTCGTTTCTAACTGTCAGTGGGAGATCATCATAGATGTAGGCATAGCCCAATTCCCTGCACAGCTGTTGTCTTTCGTCAGATGACATAAGACAAGATGACTGTTATAAATTAGGATTTCATTAGAGCAGAACAGGACCGACCTGTCAAATGCTGCTTTCAGCAACCAGGATTTGACACACAGTCTTAATAGGCTGCTTTTCAGTCACATATTCACACGCGTTTAGCTGTTGgacaaaaacactgaaaaaaagtgaATGAGAGAAGCTCTATTAAGAATTTGGCacacttaaggctgagttatacttcttttaactgcccttgcgcttgcgtcttgcgtttgcgttaatggctcgagacgtttatgcttcatttagctttgccggcgcttgcgtgtgctgcgtggcgattcaccgccaggacagtaggtggagcagcgggttttttcaatgacaagcctactacgatgaaaggaaattcaccgccaggacctcttcggcaagtctctcttcaagtggattcatcatagacataatatattatatatattatatctatgggattcatgcttcttcttcttcttcttcttcgctttctaccttggcgtttgaaaacagcggtcttttattaggggatgaaaccggaagatgaacacgccgccggatgtgatgtagatagtggcttgtgctcgcgtccagagtggctactctatagctctgctcgcgtcttgcgtgaagtttagaaaattaaggtgacacacgcaagcacgcaagggggggcttgcaaccgcttgcgttgcgtcttgcgttaccgactataaatcaggctttactcTTTACAATTTGTTACCAAGAAGACTGAACATCAGAGCATGTGTAGAGCACGTGGACCCATTAGAGTCTAATTGAATGTAACCATTGCAGGAGTGTCTCCATCCTTAACCACATGATCTGGGTCTGTTAGTCCGGTGTTGAGAAACAAATTTGGCCGAACTAACATGCACACGTGGATTCTAACTTTCAGGTTTTGGTCAGACCAACAataatctttttgtttttgttttttgaatcaCTCCAGTGTCCTCTTGGCTGTATGATGACAGTTGATGCTTCCAAACTTTCCCATTTAAGACTGATGGAGACGCACTGCAATCTGTGGCACTTTCAACACTGCGGGGGTTTTCTTGATTCCTTCCCCAGATCTTTTTCTTGTTACAATCCTGTCTCACAAATCTACAATCAAATCTCTCGGCCCTCTGACTTGTCATTTACTCTGACCAGCACTGTTGTACTCACACAGACAAGAGGGCGCCTTTCCAGATTACTTTCAATATATTCAGTTTGGCAGGTATAATCATTTCTAGGGCATGAGTGTCTTTGCTATCACTCTGAAATGTGAACAAAAGGGTCTGAACAAAGGAGTGTGATAACAAATATTTACATAAAaggattttttccccccttatGCACTGAACCTGAAGATAAGTGCTGCCACTTTGGCACATCTTTagaaagcattgcagcagtgtTTTTCTGCCTCTTGCAATCTACTGGCTTTATGTTTGTAACACTGTGTTCAATGAGCAGACAGTAAAAGGACATCATGAATACAAGAGCTTGGTTTAATGTACCTGAGAGACCAATCTCCAGGGCGTAGTCAATGTGATCCACGCACAGATGTTCAACTAGCAGCAGGAAGATGGAGTAGGCATTCTTGGGCAGGTCAGAGGGATCTGAAAGCTGTGTTacattaaagaaaaacatttaacttCCTTACAAAACACATGTACACCACAGCACTTGTCCCTTTAATCTACAGACGCTAGAGAAGCCTCACCTTGTGACATCTCTCAAAGGCTTGGCGTGTCTCCTGCAACAGGTTAACAACTAACTCCGGGGACAGAAAAGTCTCCCCGTGCGTGTCAATGCTGGGGCCGAGTGGAAGATTGGTGCGCTGTCTGATCCGCTCTTTAAGCTCTTGAATACTATAGACAGATAcagattatcattattattattatttcaattcaattcaattcagtttatttatatagcaccaaatcacaacatatATTTATGACATTAAAATTGGTATTTGAGATCAATGTCTTAAGAAAAAGAATGTAAAAAGCCGACCTGCCAGTGCCAATTGGGCGTTTCTGGTGGTTCTTGGAGTCATAGTATCGCTGCAGAATCATGGCACCTCGACTGCGAAGGTATTCCCTTTCCATGTCAATATAACTTTCCAAGTAAGAGGAAAAGATGCTTTTTATCAACTTGGACAGGAACGTATGCTTGTCTGAGCCCAGGTTGAACTCTGTCAGCTTTGTGGCTAATGTTGTGGTCCTGGAAACATCAAACATTaagaaacaaaaataagaaCCCTGCCCACTGAGCATAGAGACAATCGGCCAAACCACCAGTGAACGAGTTAATTACCTAATATAAAGGTCATAGAGGTTTTTGAGGTACTGTTCAACATCAGAGTGTCTAGTTTCATCCAGTTTTCCCCTAACATGAGCCTGGAGAAACAAAGCCAGGTGAGTAGAACAACAAATAAGGCATGTTTGAGTAAGACTTAACCGCCCATcaattacattaaaaatacCTGTAGTTTGTTCTCGAAGATGTTCTGGATGAGTTTGGCCATGACAGTCTCTGGACTGCTGAAGACCTCGCCCACCTGCTTGTTGACCCTCTGGCAGAGGACTGCAGTGTCTTCAAACACATCGTTCCTCACGTAAGCACCCTTGGAaggacagacaaaaaaaaaagacacacattGAGGCAAAAAACGTAAATGTGCCGTCTGTTGATATCGATAGccaaaaaagaaactgaataaTATGTGTAACAAAAAGCTAATACACTCACTTCCTGACACTGCTTGATATAGACGTCCACACAGTGTGCGTAGCCCTGTTAAAGGAAGACACGGGTATTACATTTCTGACAACATTACAGCACGTCAGTGCAGAACTTTAAAGACACTGAGACGCATGTTTTCACAGCCATTGAGAAGATCACACTCAGTAAGACCACAGATTTAATATGTGTCTCCCAGGTCACCTTGAAATGTAATAGAACCGCTGCAACCTCCCGCATGCGGCCGATCTCACCCCTGCGCTGGGCTGCAGTGAACTCCTGGATTAACTGACGCTCCAGGTCGTGATATTTACCTGGGCAGAAGTTAAAGAACATGCAAAGTATCATAAGATGATGCAAACTTCCATTATATTCGTAACAGGGACGGTAGCTGATTGTTGTCAGAAACTTACTTGCAATTTTTGCCTTGACATCTGCAAATCTGTCACAAATTAACAAAGCAACAAGCAGAAAACGAGAAAGTGGGTTAGCATTTTTATTAATACAAATGATATTGAATTAAAATTGTGTAATGCTTGATACTTGTTCTTAGGATTACACTGTGAGGAAAAGATAATATAATTAATACACCACCTTCCTCTTGTTTGACAGCGCTCCTGTCTAAAGCTGCCTCCAGGATGCCTGACTCACCTGTCGAATGGCAGCTCCTGGGCAATGAGATGCAGCTTCTGAATGATATCAGCAGCCTCCTTAATCTgcaggagagagagaaaaggtgagtgtgtgtgtgcgtgcctgtgtgtgtgtgtgttcaggagtgagagagagagaaagatgtcAGGTGAGggacaaagagagagagagcacgACAGAGCAATGTGAGGTAGACATCCAGACAGAAAGTGGGCAGGCTGCCGGCAGTGTCTCCACTTGGGGGATCATCATCTTAGAGCAGCCTTCCTCCACCTCCCCTGTGTTGAACAGGGAGCTGATAACAGACAGGCTGCGCTCACCTgggcatcagcagcagcagtggcagcagcagcagcagcagtcctGACTTAGCAGCAGATCCAACTCTTTATTGGTATGCCTTTTCTGAATGGGCTGTAATCCCACAGGAGTCTAAATCGCCTTCAATAATCTGTCCGGCCAGGGATATCTGTCTAAAAAATGGGGGCCCTGTTGAGAACCACCCTCCCCCCACCCCTACCGATATACACGCTGGCTGAAAAAGCCCAAGACCTACGAAAGGCCCGCCGTCCGCAACTCCTCTGTTCCCGCAGATGCCTGCCTCAGCTAACATCATTACTCTGCTCCCGTGAGGAGGATCCAGCCTTTCTGCTCGGCGAAGGTTTTCTAAGTATCTGTCCCCCAGCTAAGATTAGCTAAATCCCATGTAAGTAATGTAGCCGTCTCCCTGCAGTCAGGGTTTAGCACCACTTGTCTCCACGCTGGCGGCCCAGCCCTCCCTTTCAGAAGGATTAGCAAAGCCATCCCCCTTCAGCTATTCACTTGCAGCTTTCCTCTTTTCCCCTTCGTATGGAGGTATGCTCAGGAAAAGGAATCTGGCCAGATATTTCTGCATGCCTTTTTGGAAAACTAGCTCCATAACCAGCTTTCGTCTCTAGGATTGACCCCCAGACTAACATCTTTGCATCCCGTCATGTTTCTACTAAAAGACATTAATCTAAAGCATCCCAATCTCTCTACtgtcactcaaaaaaaaaacagcagagtcAAACATTTAGGGTCACTTGTCAAAAATCAACAAAGCCTCTGTGTAGAtagaaaatgggaaaaaatttttaaaaagtgtgCGTGTCATCTGTTAGCATGCACATTTTTGCTGCCCTTCTTTTTACGAGCTTTTTGCATCTGTAATATGACACAAAGCTAAGGACCAATCAAATTCTCGCTCACAGACAACTTACTGTAAATGCAATTAGGTTTGACATGAGCATGTTGACATCCGCGCTAGTCAATCAGTCAGCTATTGTCAGACAGCAAATGACAGTTTATTAATCCAAAGTAGCTGAGGGATCCAACTAAAGGGATAAACTTGACAAATTAACATGGACGGTTTACCTCGTAATCCTGTTCAAACTCACCTCCAGCAGTATCACAGCGGGGGCCCTCATCaatggtcacacacacacacacacacacacacctcctcaGATGTGACAGAGAACAGCGACATACTCACCTTTTCTGGGTTATTGAAGACATCACTGCGTAGGTCTCCATCCAAGAATTCGTTGAAGTAGGTCATCAGACGCTGAGCTTCCACAGCCCTCTGGCGAGGTGTGTTCACCCCCTCTAGCTGGTCACCCAGGTGGCAAACTTTAGTGGCCACGTAGCTGATGTGCTCATCGAGCTCTTGGAAATGCTGAAAGGCCACCTGAATTCACACAAACAAGAGAGAATGTGTAATAAAAAACCAAGATCATttgtgaca
This region of Odontesthes bonariensis isolate fOdoBon6 chromosome 17, fOdoBon6.hap1, whole genome shotgun sequence genomic DNA includes:
- the exoc5 gene encoding exocyst complex component 5, translating into MATTAQLFEEPFDADEYIERLAWRTPGGGSKGGAEAFDPKRLLDEFESHIEELKQLDEKIQRKVEKLEHQCHREAKEFAHKVQDLQRSNQVAFQHFQELDEHISYVATKVCHLGDQLEGVNTPRQRAVEAQRLMTYFNEFLDGDLRSDVFNNPEKIKEAADIIQKLHLIAQELPFDRFADVKAKIASKYHDLERQLIQEFTAAQRRGEIGRMREVAAVLLHFKGYAHCVDVYIKQCQEGAYVRNDVFEDTAVLCQRVNKQVGEVFSSPETVMAKLIQNIFENKLQAHVRGKLDETRHSDVEQYLKNLYDLYIRTTTLATKLTEFNLGSDKHTFLSKLIKSIFSSYLESYIDMEREYLRSRGAMILQRYYDSKNHQKRPIGTGSIQELKERIRQRTNLPLGPSIDTHGETFLSPELVVNLLQETRQAFERCHKLSDPSDLPKNAYSIFLLLVEHLCVDHIDYALEIGLSAIPSADAKNANLYFLDVVQQANSIFHLFDKQFNDQLMPLISSSPKLAECLHKKKEVIEQMEVKLDTGIDRTINCMVGQMKHILATEQKKTDFRPEDENNVMIQYTTACSKVCAYVSRQVEHVRKSMDGKNVDTVLTELGIRFHRLIHEHLQQYSYSSMGGMLAICDVAEYRRRAKDFRVPLVLQLFDTLHALCNLLVVAPDNLKQVCSGEHLTNLDRNLLHAFVQLRVDYRSARLGRHFS